In a genomic window of Platichthys flesus chromosome 24, fPlaFle2.1, whole genome shotgun sequence:
- the tbc1d19 gene encoding TBC1 domain family member 19: MDEGTDMSVTIAHIVQRLKGSHLHSQIERQAKECLHQPDVKLESLKEDVRSFLKTSGWERKLQNAVYRELHVQLPQSHPAAPPEHLKEPLAYMRKAQAGWEKRVLKSLNSMSTELGVPLARMRPAVEQKELMNKWNEMGTDEPDLSRFRPVYAPKDFLEVLISLRNPNHDSSEDVSARSHWGLIQVPLNVRDIPQLRRAYSELNLATGQLGIDDHAHVPPDLFENDYVQIGKKVVLDQDSAAAQQYSRQGCPTGLRADLWALILNSTNQPPDVMHYEQLRAGVIQHDLLVDNLIYKDVKLTASNDDYYFVFEDFLYQVLLCFSRDTAVLEHFKYNSATPPKSYIQGKVGDEECAVVYPPNGVIPFHGFSMYVAPLCFLYNEPSKLYSVFREMYTRFFFRLHSISSCPSGIVSLCLQFERLLQTHLPQLFYHLRQIGAQPLRIAFKWMVRAFSGYLSTDQLLLLWDRILGYDSLEVVAVLAAAVFAFRAENLMEVTSLTSAEAVLADLSTLKVMPLIQISLFASAI; this comes from the exons atggacgAAGGCACCGACATGTCTGTGACCATCGCTCACATCGTGCAGCGGCTCAAAGGAAGTCACCTCCACTCCCAGATAGAGAGACAGGCCAAA GAGTGTTTACATCAGCCCGACGTGAAGCTGGAGTCTCTCAAAGAAGACGTCCGCAGTTTCCTCAAAACCTCAG GTTGGGAAAGGAAGCTGCAGAACGCTGTGTACAGGgagctgcatgt CCAGCTGCCCCAGAGTCATCCCGCGGCTCCTCCAGAGCATCTCAAAGAGCCGCTGGCCTACATGCGCAAGGCTCAG GCCGGCTGGGAGAAGCGTGTCCTCAAAAGCCTGAACAGCATGAGCACGGAGCTGGGGGTGCCTCTGGCCCGCATG agACCTGCAGTGGAGCAGAAGGAGCTCATGAACAAATGGAACGAGATGGGCACAGATGAACCAG attTAAGCCGCTTCAGGCCCGTCTATGCCCCCAAAGACTTCCTGGAG GTGTTAATCAGCCTGCGGAACCCTAACCACGACAGCAGCGAGGACGTCAGTGCCAGGAGCCACTGGGGCCTGATCCAGGTTCCCCTCAATGTCCGGGACATCCCTCAGCTG AGACGGGCCTACTCAGAGCTCAACCTGGCCACAGGGCAGTTGGGGATTGACGACCACGCACATGTTCCTCCAG ACTTGTTTGAAAATGACTACGTTCAAATCGGGAAAAAAG tggTTCTGGATCAGGACAGTGCAGCAGCGCAGCAGTACAGCAGACAGGGCTGCCCCACTGGGCTCCGGGCGGACCTGTGGGCCCTCATCCTGAACTCCACCAACCAGCCTCCG GACGTGATGCATTATGAGCAGCTGAGGGCTGGAGTCATTCAACATGACCTGCTGGTGGACAACCTCATCTATAAG GACGTGAAGCTCACCGCCAGTAACGACGACTACTACTTTGTGTTTGAAGACTTCCTCTATCAG gtgctgctgtgtttctccCGGGACACGGCCGTGCTGGAGCACTTCAAATACAACAGTGCCACTCCTCCCAAGTCCTACATCCAGG GGAAAGTGGGAGATGAGGAGTGTGCTGTTGTTTATCCTCCCAACG GTGTAATCCCGTTCCATGGCTTTTCAATGTACG TGGCCCCATTGTGTTTCTTGTACAACGAGCCGTCCAAGCTCTACAGTGTATTCAGGGAGATGTACACCCGCTTCTTCTTCAGATTAcactccatctcctcctgtcCCTCG GGTATCGTGTCCCTGTGCCTGCAGTTTGAGCGGCTGCTCCAGACCCACCTGCCTCAGCTCTTCTACCACCTGCGGCAGATTGGTGCACAGCC ACTGCGTATCGCCTTCAAGTGGATGGTGAGGGCCTTTTCTGGGTATCTGTCTACTGAccagctgcttcttctctggGATCGAATCCTGGGATACGACTCACTGGAGGTCGTTGCAG TCCTCGCAGCTGCCGTGTTCGCCTTCCGGGCCGAGAACCTGATGGAGGTGACGTCACTTACCTCAGCTGAG GCCGTCCTCGCTGACCTTTCGACCCTGAAGGTTATGCCGCTCATCCAGATCTCTCTGTTCGCGAGCGCCATCTGA